From one Rhizobium sp. CIAT894 genomic stretch:
- a CDS encoding mannitol dehydrogenase family protein, translated as MTCKLSLATLSDAARTAAIPGYDRASLKAGIVHFGVGNFHRAHQAIYLDDLFNAGTDHDWAIVGAGVLPSDAAMREKLAAQDFLTTVVEQDNNKTAARVTAPMIDILPVGDPAAIIAKLADPEIRIVSLTITEGGYFIDASGTFNPAHPAIAADGHSPDTPKTVFGLIVAGLKARRARGIRPFTVMSCDNIPHNGVVTANAVVGTAALSDPGFADWIRANVAFPNAMVDRITPATGQREIDFLKDNFEIEDNWPVYCEEFKQWVLEDKFTAGRPALEKVGVTFVPDVTPYEHMKIRILNGGHAAIAYPAALMDIHFVHDSMEDPLIRAFLAKLEKDEIIPIVPPVPNTSLTDYFALIEHRLLNPKIADTIPRLAQDGSNRQPKFILPSTLDNLRQGKDVVGLALVSALWCRYFAGKTDSGKDIVFNDASADRLHAAALKAKDDPSAFLAFDDIFGEVAKSELFRKRFAHALKTLWEKGTRETLQLYLDGKLAV; from the coding sequence ATGACGTGCAAACTATCGCTGGCAACGCTTTCGGACGCAGCGCGCACCGCCGCCATCCCCGGATATGACCGGGCGTCGCTGAAAGCCGGCATCGTGCATTTCGGCGTCGGCAACTTCCACCGCGCCCACCAGGCGATCTATCTCGACGATCTCTTCAACGCGGGCACGGATCACGACTGGGCAATCGTCGGCGCCGGCGTGTTGCCGTCGGATGCCGCCATGCGCGAAAAACTTGCGGCCCAGGATTTTCTGACGACGGTGGTCGAGCAGGACAACAACAAGACGGCGGCGCGCGTCACCGCGCCGATGATCGACATCCTGCCGGTCGGCGACCCCGCCGCGATCATCGCCAAGCTCGCCGATCCCGAAATCCGCATCGTCTCGCTGACGATCACCGAGGGCGGTTATTTCATCGATGCCTCGGGCACGTTCAATCCGGCCCATCCGGCAATTGCCGCCGACGGGCACAGCCCCGACACGCCGAAGACGGTTTTCGGGTTGATCGTTGCCGGCCTGAAGGCCCGCAGGGCCAGGGGCATCCGTCCCTTCACCGTCATGTCCTGCGACAATATTCCCCATAACGGCGTCGTCACCGCCAATGCGGTGGTCGGCACGGCCGCCCTTTCCGATCCCGGTTTTGCCGACTGGATCCGGGCGAACGTCGCGTTCCCGAATGCCATGGTCGACCGCATCACGCCGGCGACCGGTCAGCGCGAGATCGATTTCCTCAAGGACAATTTCGAGATCGAAGATAACTGGCCTGTTTATTGCGAGGAATTCAAGCAGTGGGTGCTCGAAGACAAGTTCACCGCCGGCCGGCCAGCGCTGGAAAAGGTCGGCGTGACCTTCGTGCCCGACGTCACGCCCTACGAGCATATGAAGATCCGCATCCTCAACGGCGGTCATGCGGCGATCGCCTATCCGGCGGCGCTGATGGACATTCATTTCGTTCATGATTCCATGGAAGATCCGCTCATCCGTGCCTTCCTCGCCAAGCTCGAGAAGGACGAGATCATCCCGATCGTGCCGCCGGTGCCGAACACGTCGCTGACGGATTATTTCGCGCTGATCGAACATCGCCTGCTCAATCCGAAAATTGCCGACACCATTCCGCGTCTGGCGCAGGACGGATCGAACCGCCAGCCGAAGTTCATCCTGCCGTCGACGCTCGATAATCTCCGCCAGGGCAAGGATGTCGTTGGCCTGGCGCTGGTCTCGGCGCTGTGGTGCCGCTATTTCGCCGGCAAGACCGACAGCGGCAAGGATATCGTCTTCAACGACGCCAGCGCCGATCGCCTGCATGCGGCGGCGCTGAAGGCAAAGGACGATCCGTCGGCTTTCCTCGCCTTCGACGATATTTTCGGCGAGGTGGCGAAATCCGAACTTTTCCGCAAGCGTTTTGCCCATGCCCTCAAAACCCTGTGGGAAAAGGGCACGCGGGAAACCCTGCAACTCTATCTCGACGGCAAGCTCGCAGTGTAA
- a CDS encoding sugar-binding transcriptional regulator: MAKRSETPARLDDAARAGWLYYVAGRTQDEIAASMGISRQSAQRLVSLAVAERLIKVRLDHPIAACLELADQLRRKFGLKHVEVVPSDPASSSTTVGIAEAAAAEIERWLKRAEPIVLAVGTGRTLKAAVDQLPAIECPNHRIVSLTGNIAPDGSAAYYNVIFSMADAVKARHFPMPLPVLVTSAEERELLHGQQLVRSTLDISAQADVTFVGIGELGIDGPLCVDGFLEKDEMMGLMRGGAVGEICGWIFDVDGRLLDNPINERVASAPIPSRDASMVIGLAKGKRKFKAIRAAVVGHQINGLITDEDTAEFLLRN; this comes from the coding sequence ATGGCAAAAAGATCCGAGACTCCTGCACGGCTCGACGATGCGGCGCGGGCCGGCTGGCTTTATTACGTCGCCGGGCGCACCCAGGATGAAATTGCCGCCTCGATGGGAATCTCGCGGCAATCGGCACAGCGGCTGGTGTCGCTTGCAGTGGCCGAACGTCTGATCAAGGTGCGGCTGGATCATCCGATCGCTGCCTGTCTTGAACTCGCCGATCAGTTGCGGCGAAAATTCGGGCTGAAACATGTCGAGGTGGTGCCGAGCGATCCGGCTTCCTCGTCGACCACCGTCGGAATCGCCGAGGCGGCGGCGGCCGAAATCGAGCGCTGGCTGAAGCGGGCGGAACCGATCGTGCTCGCGGTCGGCACCGGCCGCACGCTGAAGGCGGCCGTCGACCAGCTGCCGGCGATCGAATGTCCCAACCACCGCATCGTCTCGCTGACCGGTAATATCGCGCCGGACGGATCGGCGGCCTATTACAACGTCATCTTCAGCATGGCGGATGCGGTGAAGGCGCGGCATTTTCCGATGCCGCTGCCGGTGCTCGTCACCTCGGCCGAGGAACGGGAGCTGCTGCACGGCCAGCAACTCGTGCGCTCGACGCTCGACATCAGCGCCCAGGCCGACGTCACCTTCGTCGGCATCGGCGAGCTCGGCATCGACGGTCCGCTCTGCGTCGACGGCTTTCTCGAGAAGGACGAGATGATGGGGCTGATGCGCGGGGGCGCAGTCGGCGAGATCTGCGGCTGGATCTTCGATGTCGATGGCAGGTTGCTCGACAACCCGATCAACGAGCGCGTCGCATCGGCGCCGATCCCGTCGCGCGACGCGTCGATGGTGATTGGGCTGGCCAAGGGCAAGCGGAAGTTCAAGGCGATCAGGGCGGCCGTTGTCGGTCATCAGATCAACGGGCTGATCACCGACGAAGATACGGCTGAGTTTTTGCTCAGGAATTGA
- a CDS encoding carbohydrate ABC transporter permease, which produces MARKVTTRRKLIVTAIAWTLGILIFFPILWTFLTSFKSEADAIASPPQFLFFHWTTENYAEVQSRSNYLSHFMNSVIISFGSTLIGLIIAIPAAWAMAFAPTKRTKDVLMWMLSTKMMPPVGALIPIYLMFRNSGLLDTRTGLVLVLTLINLPIIVWMLYTYFKEIPGEILEAARMDGASLMKEIVYVLTPMAVPGIASTLLLNIILAWNEAFWTLNLTASKAAPLTAFIASYSSPEGLFYAKLSAASTMAIAPILILGWFSQKQLVRGLTFGAVK; this is translated from the coding sequence ATGGCCAGAAAAGTCACAACCCGGCGCAAACTCATCGTCACGGCGATCGCCTGGACGCTCGGCATCCTGATCTTCTTCCCGATCCTCTGGACCTTCCTGACCAGCTTCAAGTCGGAAGCCGACGCCATCGCCTCGCCGCCGCAGTTCCTGTTCTTCCACTGGACGACGGAGAATTACGCGGAGGTGCAGAGCCGGTCGAACTATCTCAGCCACTTCATGAACTCGGTGATCATTTCCTTCGGCTCGACGCTGATCGGCCTGATCATCGCGATCCCGGCCGCCTGGGCGATGGCGTTTGCGCCGACCAAGCGGACCAAGGACGTGCTGATGTGGATGCTGTCGACCAAGATGATGCCGCCTGTGGGCGCGCTGATCCCGATCTATCTGATGTTCCGCAATTCCGGCCTGCTCGATACGCGCACCGGGCTGGTGCTCGTGCTGACGCTGATCAACCTGCCGATCATCGTCTGGATGCTCTACACCTACTTCAAGGAAATCCCCGGCGAGATCCTCGAGGCGGCCCGCATGGACGGGGCGTCGCTGATGAAGGAGATCGTCTACGTGCTGACGCCGATGGCGGTGCCGGGCATTGCCTCGACGCTGCTTCTGAACATCATCCTGGCCTGGAACGAGGCGTTCTGGACGCTCAATCTCACCGCCTCCAAGGCGGCGCCGCTGACGGCGTTCATCGCGTCCTATTCCAGCCCGGAAGGCCTGTTCTACGCCAAGCTCTCGGCGGCTTCGACGATGGCGATCGCGCCGATCCTGATCCTCGGCTGGTTCAGCCAGAAGCAACTCGTTCGCGGCCTGACCTTCGGCGCAGTGAAATAA
- a CDS encoding ROK family protein, translated as MIISFDIGGSAIKGGIARSETNIAPLGRRPTPRDDFAAFVETLRAIIAETGEEPSRIALSIAGVVDPDTQRLICANIPCIHDRTLAADLEAELGLPVLIANDADCFAMAEAGLGAGRGHRIVFGAILGTGVGGGLVADGRLVNEAGGFAGEWGHGPIIASAAGNPPVAIPAYACGCGQKGCVDTIGGARGLERLHRTLHDLDLSSEEIIGQWRHGEEKATRTIDVYVDLVASPLALTINITGATIVPVGGGLSNVEPLLAELDQAVRARILRKFDRPLVVPSQCRIEPGLIGAALLGLNAEATAS; from the coding sequence ATGATCATTTCATTCGACATCGGCGGCTCCGCCATCAAGGGCGGTATCGCCCGCTCCGAGACGAATATCGCTCCGCTCGGCCGCCGCCCCACACCTCGGGATGATTTCGCCGCTTTCGTCGAGACCCTGCGCGCCATCATCGCCGAGACCGGCGAAGAGCCGAGTCGCATCGCGCTGTCCATCGCCGGTGTCGTCGATCCCGATACGCAGCGCCTGATCTGCGCCAATATTCCCTGCATCCACGACCGCACACTCGCGGCCGATCTCGAAGCTGAGCTCGGCTTGCCCGTGCTGATCGCCAACGACGCCGACTGTTTCGCCATGGCCGAAGCTGGTCTCGGCGCCGGCCGCGGCCACCGCATCGTCTTCGGTGCCATCCTCGGCACCGGCGTCGGCGGCGGCCTGGTTGCCGACGGACGCCTCGTCAACGAGGCCGGCGGCTTTGCCGGCGAATGGGGTCATGGCCCGATCATCGCATCCGCAGCCGGCAATCCGCCTGTGGCCATCCCTGCCTATGCCTGCGGCTGCGGCCAGAAGGGCTGCGTCGACACGATCGGCGGCGCCCGCGGCCTGGAGCGGCTGCACCGGACGCTGCACGATCTCGACCTTTCCAGCGAGGAGATCATCGGCCAGTGGCGGCATGGAGAGGAGAAGGCGACGCGCACCATCGACGTCTATGTCGATCTCGTCGCCTCGCCCTTGGCGCTGACGATCAACATCACAGGCGCGACCATCGTGCCGGTCGGCGGCGGGCTTTCCAATGTCGAACCGCTGCTTGCCGAACTCGACCAAGCGGTGCGCGCCCGCATCCTGCGCAAGTTCGACCGCCCGCTGGTGGTGCCCAGCCAATGCCGCATCGAACCCGGCCTGATCGG
- a CDS encoding HAD family hydrolase, whose product MADVETRLVIFDCDGVLVDSEPISISVLVEAMSDLGVSITEDQAYERFLGRSLSTLIDTLETEFNVHAGEEFLERIRTDLYARFRTELKPIDGIAATIDGLGVRCCVASSSQMERIRLSLSVTGLIDKLPDIFSATMVKRGKPAPDLFLHAARKMQVEPAHCLVVEDSPAGIAAAKAAGMTVFAFTGGSHANFAGYRAELDRLSPDVVFDVMPDLIHLVRDHRLDGTKI is encoded by the coding sequence ATGGCTGATGTTGAAACACGGCTGGTCATCTTCGATTGCGACGGCGTGCTCGTCGACAGCGAGCCGATCTCGATCAGCGTGCTCGTCGAAGCGATGAGCGATCTCGGCGTCTCGATCACCGAGGACCAGGCCTATGAAAGGTTTCTCGGCCGCAGCCTCTCGACACTCATCGATACGCTGGAAACCGAATTCAACGTCCACGCCGGCGAGGAGTTCCTCGAGCGCATCCGCACCGATCTCTACGCCCGCTTTCGCACCGAACTGAAGCCGATCGACGGTATCGCCGCAACGATCGACGGGCTTGGCGTTCGCTGCTGCGTCGCCTCGTCCAGCCAGATGGAGCGAATCCGGCTGTCGCTGTCGGTGACCGGACTTATCGACAAGCTGCCCGACATCTTCAGCGCGACGATGGTCAAGCGCGGCAAGCCGGCGCCCGATCTCTTCCTGCATGCTGCGCGCAAAATGCAGGTCGAGCCGGCTCATTGCCTCGTCGTCGAGGACAGCCCGGCCGGTATTGCCGCCGCCAAGGCGGCCGGCATGACCGTCTTTGCCTTCACCGGCGGATCGCACGCCAACTTCGCCGGATATCGTGCCGAACTCGACCGCCTTTCGCCTGATGTGGTGTTTGACGTCATGCCGGATTTGATACACCTTGTCCGCGACCATAGACTGGATGGGACCAAGATTTGA
- a CDS encoding sugar ABC transporter permease, translating into MATLHTRSAARMMIAPSVLLLFAWMIVPLAMTIYFSLLNYNLLSPGMESFVGFLNYEYFLSDPAFFAALINTLLLVAGVLLITVIGGIAFALLLDQPMYGQGIVRILVIAPFFVMPTVAALVWKNMFMNPVNGLFAHLAKALSVQPIDWLANAPLFSVILIVAWQWLPFATLIMLTALQSLDEEQKEASEMDGAGPISRFIYIILPHMARAITVVILIQTIFLLSVFAEILVTTNGGPGTDSTNLTYLVYAQALLQFDIGGASAGGIVAVVLANIVAIFLVRLVGKNLEA; encoded by the coding sequence ATGGCGACCTTACACACCCGCTCCGCAGCGCGCATGATGATTGCACCCTCCGTGCTGTTGCTCTTTGCGTGGATGATCGTTCCGCTTGCGATGACGATCTATTTCTCGCTGCTGAACTACAATCTGCTCAGCCCTGGCATGGAGAGCTTCGTCGGTTTCCTGAACTACGAATATTTCCTGTCCGATCCGGCCTTCTTCGCGGCGCTGATCAATACGCTGCTGCTCGTCGCCGGCGTGTTGCTGATCACCGTCATCGGCGGCATCGCCTTCGCGCTGCTGCTCGACCAGCCGATGTACGGCCAGGGCATCGTGCGCATCCTGGTGATCGCGCCTTTCTTCGTCATGCCGACGGTGGCAGCCCTCGTCTGGAAGAACATGTTCATGAACCCGGTCAACGGCCTGTTTGCGCATCTCGCAAAGGCGCTCAGCGTGCAGCCGATCGACTGGCTGGCGAATGCGCCGCTGTTTTCCGTCATTCTCATCGTCGCCTGGCAGTGGCTGCCCTTTGCCACCCTCATCATGCTGACGGCGCTGCAGTCGCTCGACGAGGAGCAGAAGGAGGCCTCCGAAATGGACGGCGCCGGGCCGATCTCGAGATTCATCTATATCATCCTGCCGCACATGGCCCGCGCCATCACCGTGGTGATCCTGATCCAGACGATCTTCCTGCTTTCGGTCTTCGCCGAAATCCTTGTCACCACCAATGGCGGGCCGGGCACCGACAGCACCAACCTCACCTATCTCGTCTATGCCCAGGCACTGCTGCAGTTCGATATCGGCGGCGCTTCGGCCGGCGGCATCGTCGCGGTCGTGCTCGCCAATATCGTTGCGATCTTCCTCGTGCGCCTCGTCGGCAAGAATCTGGAGGCTTGA
- a CDS encoding exopolysaccharide biosynthesis protein — protein sequence MRQMAADRSRERISIGDLFQTMGDRAISALMLIFALPNAFPTPPGTSAVLGAPLVFLAVQLTFGLKPWLPRAIADRSMRREDFETIVGRIHRWLAWAERMLKPRLAIFAEPPAEYLAGLACLALSIVLVLPVPLGNILPAITISVFAFGIMGRDGLFALGGFVMTAVSLVIAGGVIYGLVKAGVYLVMQWLA from the coding sequence CTGCGGCAGATGGCTGCCGATCGGAGCCGGGAGCGGATTTCAATCGGCGATCTGTTCCAAACGATGGGCGACAGGGCGATCAGCGCGTTGATGCTGATCTTCGCGCTGCCGAACGCTTTCCCCACGCCGCCGGGCACCTCGGCCGTGCTCGGCGCCCCGCTGGTGTTCCTGGCGGTCCAATTGACGTTCGGTTTGAAACCCTGGCTGCCGAGGGCGATCGCCGACCGGTCGATGCGGCGGGAGGATTTCGAGACGATCGTCGGGCGCATCCATCGCTGGCTCGCCTGGGCGGAGCGCATGCTGAAGCCAAGACTTGCGATCTTCGCCGAGCCGCCGGCGGAATATCTGGCCGGTCTTGCCTGCCTGGCGCTGTCGATCGTGCTGGTGCTGCCGGTTCCGCTCGGCAACATTCTGCCGGCGATCACCATTTCTGTCTTCGCCTTCGGTATCATGGGCCGTGACGGGCTCTTTGCGCTCGGCGGTTTCGTGATGACGGCGGTGTCGCTGGTCATCGCCGGGGGCGTGATCTACGGTCTGGTGAAGGCCGGGGTCTATCTCGTCATGCAATGGTTAGCGTGA
- a CDS encoding sugar ABC transporter substrate-binding protein, which produces MTLRTFLLGACSALAFAGMASAETLTIATVNNGDMIRMQKLTDDFKAKNPGIDLEWVTLEENVLRQKVTTDIATKGGQYDVLTIGTYEVPIWAKQGWLLPLDNLGANYDVDDLLPAIRSGLTTDGKLYAAPFYGESSMVMYRKDLFDAAGLKMPDAPTWDFIADAAKKITNKDKEIYGICLRGKAGWGENMAFLTAMSNSFGARWFDEKWKPQFDQPEWKDTLNFYVNLMKEAGPPGASSNGFNENLALFQTGKCGMWIDATVAASFVSDPKQSQVADKVGFALAPDKGLGKRGNWLWAWSLAIPAGSQKVEAAEKFVAWATSKDYTNLVAEKEGWLNAPPGTRSSLYANAEYQKAAPFAKTTLDSINSADPSKPTVKPVPYVGVQFVAIPEFQGIGTAVGQQFSAALAGQISVDQALQSAQQLATREMTKAGYIK; this is translated from the coding sequence ATGACATTGAGAACTTTTCTGCTGGGCGCCTGCTCAGCGCTGGCGTTTGCCGGCATGGCTTCGGCCGAGACGCTGACAATCGCAACCGTGAACAACGGCGACATGATCCGGATGCAGAAGCTGACGGATGATTTCAAGGCGAAGAATCCCGGTATCGACCTTGAATGGGTCACCCTCGAAGAGAACGTGCTGCGCCAGAAGGTCACGACCGACATCGCGACCAAGGGCGGCCAGTACGACGTTCTGACGATCGGCACCTATGAAGTTCCGATCTGGGCAAAGCAGGGCTGGCTTTTGCCGCTCGACAATCTCGGCGCCAATTACGACGTCGATGACCTGCTGCCGGCAATCCGCAGCGGCCTGACCACGGACGGCAAGCTCTATGCGGCGCCGTTCTACGGCGAAAGCTCCATGGTCATGTACCGCAAGGACCTGTTCGATGCCGCCGGGCTGAAGATGCCCGACGCTCCGACCTGGGACTTCATCGCAGACGCTGCGAAGAAGATCACCAACAAGGATAAGGAAATCTACGGCATCTGCCTGCGCGGCAAGGCCGGCTGGGGCGAAAACATGGCCTTCCTGACGGCCATGTCGAACTCCTTCGGTGCGCGCTGGTTCGATGAGAAGTGGAAGCCGCAGTTCGATCAGCCCGAGTGGAAGGACACGCTGAACTTCTACGTCAATCTGATGAAGGAAGCCGGTCCCCCCGGCGCTTCCTCCAACGGCTTCAACGAAAATCTGGCGCTGTTCCAGACCGGCAAGTGCGGCATGTGGATCGACGCAACGGTTGCCGCTTCCTTCGTCTCCGACCCGAAGCAGTCGCAGGTCGCCGACAAGGTCGGCTTCGCGCTCGCCCCGGATAAGGGCCTCGGCAAGCGCGGCAACTGGCTCTGGGCCTGGAGCCTCGCCATTCCGGCAGGCTCGCAGAAGGTCGAAGCGGCCGAGAAGTTCGTCGCCTGGGCTACGAGCAAGGACTACACCAACCTCGTCGCCGAGAAGGAAGGCTGGCTGAATGCACCTCCCGGTACTCGCAGCTCGCTCTATGCGAATGCGGAGTATCAGAAGGCGGCTCCCTTCGCCAAGACGACGCTCGACTCGATCAACTCGGCTGATCCGAGCAAGCCGACCGTCAAGCCGGTCCCCTATGTCGGCGTCCAGTTCGTGGCGATCCCGGAATTCCAGGGCATCGGCACGGCGGTCGGCCAGCAGTTCTCGGCAGCCCTTGCCGGCCAGATTTCGGTCGACCAGGCCCTGCAGAGCGCACAGCAGCTGGCAACCCGCGAAATGACCAAAGCCGGCTACATCAAATAA
- a CDS encoding ABC transporter ATP-binding protein, with protein MGSITLQKVSKVFGEAKVIPSIDLDIKDGEFVVFVGPSGCGKSTLLRLIAGLEDVSGGKIVIDGRDATEKAPSERGLAMVFQSYALYPHMSVRNNIAFPLKMAGVDKAEIDRKVTDAARVLNLTDYLERKPRQLSGGQRQRVAIGRAIVRQPSAFLFDEPLSNLDAALRVNMRLEISELHQQLKTTMVYVTHDQVEAMTMADKIVVLNRGNIEQVGSPLELYSRPRNLFVAGFIGSPKMNFIKGQNAAQLGAHTIGIRPEHMLLSTESGDWKGRVVVAEHLGSDTFLHIDAEDIGMVTARGSGDFAAKAGDTVYLTPDRSRIHKFNEGGLAI; from the coding sequence ATGGGCAGCATTACCCTTCAGAAGGTTTCCAAGGTCTTCGGCGAAGCCAAGGTCATCCCTTCGATCGATCTCGACATCAAGGACGGCGAGTTCGTCGTCTTCGTCGGCCCGTCGGGCTGCGGCAAGTCCACGCTGCTCAGGCTGATTGCCGGGCTCGAGGACGTCTCCGGCGGCAAGATCGTCATCGACGGCAGGGACGCCACCGAAAAGGCGCCCTCGGAGCGCGGTCTTGCCATGGTGTTCCAGTCCTATGCGCTCTACCCGCATATGAGCGTGCGCAACAACATCGCCTTCCCGCTGAAGATGGCGGGCGTCGACAAGGCGGAGATCGACCGCAAGGTGACGGATGCGGCCCGGGTGCTGAACCTCACCGATTATCTGGAGCGCAAGCCGCGCCAGCTTTCCGGCGGCCAGCGTCAGCGCGTCGCGATCGGCCGCGCCATCGTGCGCCAGCCTTCGGCTTTCCTCTTCGACGAGCCGCTGTCGAACCTCGACGCCGCGCTGCGCGTCAACATGCGTCTCGAAATCAGCGAGCTGCATCAGCAGCTGAAGACGACGATGGTCTATGTCACCCACGACCAGGTCGAGGCGATGACGATGGCCGACAAGATCGTCGTGCTGAACAGGGGCAATATCGAGCAGGTCGGCTCGCCGCTGGAACTCTACAGCCGTCCGCGCAACCTCTTCGTCGCCGGCTTCATCGGCTCGCCGAAGATGAATTTCATCAAGGGCCAGAACGCGGCTCAGCTCGGCGCCCATACGATCGGCATCCGTCCGGAGCACATGCTGTTGTCGACGGAGAGCGGTGATTGGAAGGGCAGGGTCGTGGTCGCCGAACATCTCGGTTCCGACACTTTCCTGCATATCGATGCGGAGGATATCGGCATGGTGACGGCGCGCGGCAGCGGCGATTTTGCCGCCAAGGCGGGTGATACCGTCTACCTGACGCCGGACCGTTCACGCATCCACAAATTCAACGAGGGCGGTCTTGCCATCTGA
- a CDS encoding MurR/RpiR family transcriptional regulator, with product MEDFVQKLRQYVKTGTPAERRIAKYFTEHLNDLPFETAASVADRLDLSPMTVGRFLRALGYQGLDSVKVEIRETVTTSPAQLQSAMSELHQDAAEGKPLAVLVAEQIQALHHIYHLTAQPHWSEAVSLISTAREVSIATHARLASLAHHFCQRLTQARDGVRTLDGADNRFAELFARLAVDDALLVIIDCRRFAKARLLARTARRYGYKVVLISPQQADWMADQSNVMLPLPPARAPDLDNLPPLIALLDCLSESVILEVGEEAGLRRRRMMEFATVLGETANH from the coding sequence GTGGAAGACTTTGTGCAAAAGCTCAGGCAATACGTAAAAACCGGCACGCCGGCCGAACGCCGTATCGCGAAATATTTTACCGAACATTTGAATGACCTGCCATTCGAGACAGCGGCGTCCGTCGCCGACCGGCTGGATTTATCGCCGATGACCGTCGGCCGCTTCCTGCGCGCGCTCGGCTATCAGGGATTGGACAGTGTCAAAGTGGAAATTCGCGAGACGGTGACGACATCGCCGGCGCAATTGCAAAGCGCCATGAGCGAGTTGCATCAGGACGCCGCGGAAGGCAAACCGCTTGCCGTGCTGGTTGCCGAACAGATCCAGGCGCTCCACCATATCTATCATCTGACGGCGCAGCCGCACTGGTCCGAAGCCGTCAGCCTGATCAGCACGGCCCGCGAAGTGTCGATCGCCACGCATGCCCGGCTTGCGAGCCTTGCCCACCATTTCTGCCAGCGGCTGACGCAAGCCCGTGACGGCGTGCGCACGCTCGACGGCGCCGACAACCGTTTTGCCGAACTCTTCGCCCGGCTGGCGGTCGACGACGCGCTGCTCGTCATCATCGATTGTCGCCGCTTCGCCAAGGCGCGCCTGCTTGCCCGAACCGCGCGGCGCTACGGCTACAAGGTCGTGCTCATTTCCCCGCAGCAAGCAGATTGGATGGCCGACCAGTCGAATGTCATGCTGCCCCTGCCGCCGGCACGCGCGCCCGACCTCGACAATCTTCCGCCGCTGATCGCACTGCTCGATTGCCTGTCGGAATCCGTCATCCTTGAAGTCGGAGAAGAGGCAGGACTTCGCCGCCGCCGCATGATGGAATTCGCGACCGTCCTTGGCGAGACGGCCAATCACTGA
- a CDS encoding sulfate transporter family protein has product MILDAARLSLANLFAPETRAVFWKVLGLTVLVLVGLWFALRGAFMAFLFPWLASFFPDMPDWAGWLALVFAILAGIGLALMLALLLSPVTALIAGLFLDDVADVIEKRDYPADALGTAMPLGPAMASSIKFLGVVILGNIVALLLLFIPGVNLIAFFLVNGYLLGREFFEFAAMRFRPPEEARLFRAKHASTVFLGGLVIALFLAIPFVNLLTPLFAAGMMVHLHKLISARETGARA; this is encoded by the coding sequence ATGATCCTCGACGCCGCTCGACTTTCGCTCGCCAATTTGTTCGCGCCGGAAACACGCGCAGTGTTCTGGAAGGTGCTCGGCCTGACAGTCCTCGTGCTGGTCGGTCTGTGGTTTGCGCTGCGTGGGGCCTTCATGGCTTTCCTCTTTCCCTGGCTCGCGAGTTTCTTTCCCGACATGCCGGATTGGGCGGGGTGGCTCGCTCTGGTTTTTGCAATTCTCGCCGGCATCGGCCTTGCGCTGATGCTGGCGCTGCTGCTTTCGCCGGTGACGGCGCTGATCGCCGGCCTGTTTCTCGACGATGTCGCCGATGTCATCGAAAAACGCGACTATCCCGCGGATGCGCTGGGCACTGCCATGCCGCTCGGTCCGGCGATGGCAAGCTCGATCAAGTTCCTCGGCGTGGTGATCCTCGGCAATATCGTTGCCTTGCTGCTGCTGTTCATCCCCGGCGTCAATCTGATCGCGTTCTTTCTGGTGAACGGCTATCTGCTCGGACGGGAATTTTTCGAATTCGCCGCCATGCGCTTCCGGCCGCCGGAGGAGGCGCGGCTCTTCCGCGCCAAACACGCCTCCACCGTCTTTCTTGGCGGGCTGGTGATCGCGCTGTTTCTGGCGATCCCGTTCGTCAATCTTCTCACGCCGCTGTTTGCCGCCGGCATGATGGTGCATCTGCACAAGCTGATTTCCGCACGCGAAACCGGTGCGCGCGCCTGA